The following nucleotide sequence is from Chromobacterium rhizoryzae.
GGTGAGGCCGGGGCCGGTGATGACGAAGCAGACGCCGGGCTTGCCGCTGACGCGGGCGTAGCCGTCGGCCATGAAGCCCAGGCTTTGTTCGTGGCGGGCGGCGATGTGGCGGATGCCGCTGCCGGCCAGGCCGCGGTAGAGCTCGATGGTGTGGACGCCGGGGATGCCGAACACGGTGTCGACGCCGTAAGCCGCCAGCCAGGCGGTGAGGTAGCTGCCCAGGGTGGCGCTCATGCGGATTCCTTTTGTCTTGGCGCTGCGGCGCGCAGTTGGCCGGCGAAGCGGGCGATGCGGCGGCAGGCTTCGGCCAGGCGTTCGTCGTCCACCACCAGGCCCAGGCGGATGAAGCCGGCGGCGGTGGGGCCGAAGGCGGCGGCGTCCAGCACGGAGACGCCGGTGGCTTCAAACAGTTTCCAGGCGAAATCCCCGGCCTCCAGGCCGCAGCCGCGCACGTCCAGCAGCAGGAACATGCCGGCTTCCGGCAGCGGGCATTGCAGGCCGTCCACGCCGCTGAGCAGGCTATGGGCCAGGTCGCGCCGCCGCTGGTACAGCGCGCGGACGGGGTCGACGAAGGCGTCGTAGTCTTGCAGCGCCAGCAGCGCGGCTTGCTGGATGAAGCCGGGGATGCCGTAGAGCATGCACAAGGCCAGCGTGCCCATGTGCTGGATCAGCGGGCGCGGGCCGGCGGCCCAGCCCAGCCGCCAGCCGGCCATGGCGTGGGATTTGGACAGGCTGCCCAGGGTTAGCGTGCGCTCCGCCATGCCGGGCAGGGCGGCGATGCTGTGGTGCGGGGCTTCGAAACTGAGGCCGGCGTAGACTTCGTCGGCCACCACCCACAGGTCGTGGCGGCGGGCCAGCGTGGCCACCGCGGCCAGTTCGTCCGGGCGCAGCGCCGCGCCGGTGGGGTTGCAGGGGGTGGCGAGGAAGATCGCGCGGCTGCGCGGGGTGACGGCGGCTTCCAGCGCGGCCAGGTCCAGGTGGAAGCCGTCCGCGGGTTTGACTGGCACCGGCACCAGCGCGGCGCCGCTGGCGCGGATGCTGGCTTCGTAGGTCAGGTACATCGGTTCCGGCACCAGTACTTCGTCGCCGGCCTGGCACAGGCAGAGCGCGGCGGAGAACAGGCCGTTTTGCGCGCCGGCCACCACGATGACGTTGTCGGCGTCCATCTCCAGGCCGGTGGCGGCGGCGTGGCGGCGGGCGATGGCGGCGCGCAGGTCGGCGCGGCCCTCCACCGGGCTGTAGTGGGTGTCGCCGTCGCGCAGCGCGGCCACGGCGCGTTCAATGATGGGGGCCGGGGTGGCGAACTCCGGATCGCCCACGCTGAGGATGATCACGTCCTCGCCGCGGGCGGCGGCTTGCAGCGCCGCCAGGTGGATGTTCCAGGCATCGACGCGTTCGCCGGCGATGCGGTCTACCAGGGGGGAAAAGCGCATGGGGGTCTCCGTAATAATGGTGTAGGACGGTGTCAGAACCTATTTACGATCTGCTGCGCTTCAGCGATACGGCGTTGAAAACCACTTCGAAATGCTCATGTACCATCCGTACATTCCGCTTTCTCAGCGGTTTTCGCCTTGTCTCGCTCTTGCTCGCTAGATCGTAAACACGTTCTCAGAAGGCGGTGCGGACCGGCAGTCTCTTTTCCAGCCGCAGGAAGACGCGTTCTATCAGCCAGGCCAGCGCGAAATAGATCAGCGCTACGGTCAGCAGCGGTTCGTAGGTGCGCAGGGTTTGCGCGCGCACCAGGTTGGCCGCGCCCAGCACGTCCATCACCGCCACGGTGGAGGCCAGCGCGGTGGATTTGAGCAGCAGCACGGTTTCGCCGGCCAAGGACGGCAGCAGGATCAGCAACGCGCGCGGCAGCCAGATGCGCCGCGCCGCGGTCAGCCGCGACATGCCCAGCGCGCGGGCGGCTTCCAGTTCGCCCTTGGGCACGGCGGCCAGGCCGCCGCGCACCACTTCGCCCACATAGCCGGCCACGCTCAGCGCCAGCGCCAGCGCCACGTACCAGAAGCCTTCGCGCAGATAAGGCCACAGCAGGCTGTCGCGCAGCGCCGGGAAACCGGCGAACAAGCTGCCCAGGCCGTAATAGAGCACGTAGATCTGCACCAGCAGCGGGGTGCCGCGGATCAGGTTGGTGAAGGACAGGCTGAGCCAGGCGAGGAAGGGCTGGCGGGACAGCCGGGCAAAGCCCACCGCCACCGCCAGCGCGAAGCCCAGGCTGCCGGAAAGCAGCAGTAGTTGCACGGTGACGGCGACGCCGCGCCAGAGCATGGGGCCGTAGTCTTGCAGCCATTGGAAGTTCATGCGGGTCTCCCGTTCACAGCGCCGGTTGCCAGCGGCGGAAGCGGCGTTCAATCAGGCTGAAGCCGGCGTTGGACAGCAGGGTCATCAATAGGTAGATGGCGGCCACGGTCAGATAGAACAGCAGGTACTGGCGGGTGGAGCCGGCGGCCTGCTTGGTGGTGAACAGCAGTTCGCTGTAGCCCACCACGCTGATCAGCGCGCTGTCCTTGATCAGCACCAGCCACAGATTGGCCAGGCCGGCCAGCGCGTAGGGCATCATCTCCGGCAGGATCACGCGGCGGGCGGTCAGCCAGCGGCCGCAGCCGAAGGCGCGCGCGGCCTCGATGTGGCCGTGCGGTATCGCCTGCACCGCGCCGCGCATGATTTCCGCCGCGTAAGCGCCTTGCACGATGCCCAGCACCACGATGGCGGCGGCGAAGCCGTTCACCTCCACCTGCGGCTGGCCCAGCAGCGCCGCCAGCGCGTTGATGGCGTCGCCGCCGGCGTAGTAGAGCAGCAGGATGAGCAG
It contains:
- a CDS encoding pyridoxal phosphate-dependent aminotransferase: MRFSPLVDRIAGERVDAWNIHLAALQAAARGEDVIILSVGDPEFATPAPIIERAVAALRDGDTHYSPVEGRADLRAAIARRHAAATGLEMDADNVIVVAGAQNGLFSAALCLCQAGDEVLVPEPMYLTYEASIRASGAALVPVPVKPADGFHLDLAALEAAVTPRSRAIFLATPCNPTGAALRPDELAAVATLARRHDLWVVADEVYAGLSFEAPHHSIAALPGMAERTLTLGSLSKSHAMAGWRLGWAAGPRPLIQHMGTLALCMLYGIPGFIQQAALLALQDYDAFVDPVRALYQRRRDLAHSLLSGVDGLQCPLPEAGMFLLLDVRGCGLEAGDFAWKLFEATGVSVLDAAAFGPTAAGFIRLGLVVDDERLAEACRRIARFAGQLRAAAPRQKESA
- a CDS encoding ABC transporter permease — translated: MNFQWLQDYGPMLWRGVAVTVQLLLLSGSLGFALAVAVGFARLSRQPFLAWLSLSFTNLIRGTPLLVQIYVLYYGLGSLFAGFPALRDSLLWPYLREGFWYVALALALSVAGYVGEVVRGGLAAVPKGELEAARALGMSRLTAARRIWLPRALLILLPSLAGETVLLLKSTALASTVAVMDVLGAANLVRAQTLRTYEPLLTVALIYFALAWLIERVFLRLEKRLPVRTAF
- a CDS encoding ABC transporter permease, whose amino-acid sequence is MLDALQQAYDAVVRDWGPALLQGAVVTLEISLGAFALGLLIGLATALVKLGGHPLLKRLANAYTSVCRSLPELLLILLLYYAGGDAINALAALLGQPQVEVNGFAAAIVVLGIVQGAYAAEIMRGAVQAIPHGHIEAARAFGCGRWLTARRVILPEMMPYALAGLANLWLVLIKDSALISVVGYSELLFTTKQAAGSTRQYLLFYLTVAAIYLLMTLLSNAGFSLIERRFRRWQPAL